A genomic window from Nocardioides jiangxiensis includes:
- a CDS encoding DUF4232 domain-containing protein produces the protein MTRIPALVIAVLAATGVAAVPAATPAAASTLPACHAADVAVHYRATDSGAGHRYGRIVMRNISSHACRSGGFGGLSYVGGGDGTQIGAAADRVGSWQAFTLQPGQRAYSPVDEVVAQNYPKATCRPASVDGFRVYIPNATRSKFVVHATTGCRNTAVHLLSHKAFRRF, from the coding sequence ATGACCAGGATTCCCGCACTCGTGATCGCCGTGCTCGCGGCGACCGGCGTGGCCGCCGTGCCCGCCGCCACCCCGGCCGCGGCCTCGACGCTGCCGGCCTGTCACGCCGCCGATGTCGCGGTGCACTACCGGGCGACCGACAGCGGGGCCGGGCACCGCTACGGCCGGATCGTGATGAGGAACATCAGCAGCCATGCGTGCAGGTCGGGCGGCTTCGGTGGCCTGTCGTACGTCGGGGGCGGTGACGGCACCCAGATCGGGGCAGCCGCCGACCGCGTCGGCAGCTGGCAGGCGTTCACCCTGCAGCCGGGGCAGCGGGCCTACAGCCCTGTCGACGAAGTGGTCGCCCAGAACTACCCCAAGGCCACCTGCCGACCCGCCTCAGTCGACGGCTTCCGCGTCTACATCCCGAACGCCACCCGTTCGAAGTTCGTGGTCCACGCGACCACCGGGTGCCGCAACACGGCCGTGCACCTGCTCTCGCACAAGGCGTTCCGCCGCTTCTGA
- a CDS encoding DNA-directed RNA polymerase subunit beta': MLDVNFFDQLKIGLATADEIRGWSHGEVKKPETINYRTLKPERDGLFCEKIFGPTRDWECYCGKYKRVRFKGIICERCGVEVTRSKVRRERMGHIELAAPVTHIWYFKGVPSRLGYLLDLAPKDLEKVIYFAAYMITSVDEDARHRDLSSLEGKVDLERKRLEGRRDTSIEDRAKKLEEDLAALEAEGAKSDAKRKVKDAAEREMKQLRDRAQREIDRLDEVWNRFKNLKVQDLEGDELLYREMKNWFGKYFEGHMGAAAIQKRLQDFDIEAEVESLRETIATGKGQRKVRALKRLKVVDAFRKTGNQPIGMVLDAVPVIPPDLRPMVQLDGGRFATSDLNDLYRRVINRNNRLKRLLDLGAPEIIVNNEKRMLQEAVDSLFDNGRRGRPVTGPGNRPLKSLSDMLKGKQGRFRQNLLGKRVDYSGRSVIVSGPQLRLHQCGLPKQMALELFKPFVMKRLVDLSHAQNIKSAKRMVERARPVVWDVLEEVITEHPVLLNRAPTLHRLGIQAFEPQLIEGKAIQLHPLVCSAFNADFDGDQMAVHLPLSAEAQAEARILMLSTNNILKPSDGRPVTMPTQDMIIGLFFLTTDRQGPGEGRVFSSPAEAIMAFDRKEISLQSKVKIRLTGVVPPLGSDIEGDTFLLETTLGRVIFNDALPNDYPYVNYEVGKKQLGAIVNDLAERYTKVEVAASLDALKDNGFHWSTRSGVTVSIEDVVTPANKPEILSGYEAQAAKVQKQFDRGLVTDEERRQELIEIWTQASNEVAKAMEVNFDKANPIYMMVDSGASGNMMQIRQVAAMRGLVANPKGDIIPRPIKSNFREGLSVLEYFISTHGARKGLADTALRTADSGYLTRRLVDVSQDVIIREEDCGTERGLPKKIGVQTDNGVVKHEHVEVAAYARTSAVDVADPASGELIVAAGEDLGDVKISQLVEAGITELKVRSVLTCEAKTGTCAKCYGRSLATGKLVDIGEAVGIIAAQSIGEPGTQLTMRTFHTGGVASADDITQGLPRVVELFEARSPKGRSPIAEAAGRIEIEETDKARKVLLTPDDGSEVQEYPVSKRSRLLVADGQHVEVGQKLTVGTEDPQDVLRILGIRKAQEHLVDEVQNVYRSQGVSIHDKHIEIIVRQMLRRVTVIESGDTNLLPSDLVDRTLFETENRRVVSEGGKPASGRPVLMGITKASLATESWLSAASFQETTRVLTDAAINGRSDSLLGLKENVIIGKLIPAGTGLERYRNIRVEPTEEARAAAYSVTGYDSYDYDFGAGGQVVAVDDFDFGSYQN; the protein is encoded by the coding sequence GTGCTCGACGTTAACTTCTTCGACCAGCTCAAGATCGGCCTGGCCACCGCGGACGAGATCCGCGGGTGGAGCCACGGCGAGGTCAAGAAGCCGGAAACCATCAACTACCGCACGCTCAAGCCCGAGCGCGACGGTCTCTTCTGCGAGAAGATCTTCGGTCCCACCCGGGACTGGGAGTGCTACTGCGGCAAGTACAAGCGCGTGCGCTTCAAGGGCATCATCTGCGAGCGCTGTGGCGTCGAGGTGACCCGCTCGAAGGTCCGTCGTGAGCGCATGGGCCACATCGAGCTCGCCGCTCCCGTCACCCACATCTGGTACTTCAAGGGCGTCCCGTCGCGCCTGGGCTACCTGCTCGACCTCGCCCCGAAGGACCTCGAGAAGGTCATCTACTTCGCGGCGTACATGATCACCTCCGTCGACGAGGACGCGCGTCACCGCGACCTGTCCTCGCTCGAGGGCAAGGTCGACCTCGAGCGCAAGCGTCTCGAGGGTCGTCGCGACACCTCAATCGAGGACCGCGCCAAGAAGCTCGAGGAGGACCTGGCTGCGCTCGAGGCCGAGGGCGCCAAGTCCGACGCCAAGCGCAAGGTCAAGGACGCCGCCGAGCGCGAGATGAAGCAGCTCCGCGACCGCGCCCAGCGCGAGATCGACCGCCTCGACGAGGTGTGGAACCGCTTCAAGAACCTCAAGGTCCAGGACCTCGAGGGCGACGAGCTGCTCTACCGCGAGATGAAGAACTGGTTCGGCAAGTACTTCGAGGGCCACATGGGCGCCGCGGCGATCCAGAAGCGCCTCCAGGACTTCGACATCGAGGCCGAGGTCGAGTCGCTGCGCGAGACCATCGCCACCGGCAAGGGCCAGCGCAAGGTGCGCGCGCTCAAGCGCCTCAAGGTCGTCGACGCGTTCCGCAAGACCGGCAACCAGCCGATCGGCATGGTCCTCGACGCCGTCCCGGTCATCCCGCCGGACCTCCGTCCGATGGTGCAGCTCGACGGTGGCCGCTTCGCGACCTCCGACCTCAACGACCTGTACCGCCGCGTGATCAACCGCAACAACCGACTGAAGCGTCTGCTCGACCTCGGTGCGCCGGAGATCATCGTCAACAACGAGAAGCGCATGCTCCAGGAGGCCGTCGACTCGCTGTTCGACAACGGCCGTCGTGGTCGTCCGGTGACGGGTCCGGGCAACCGCCCGCTCAAGTCGCTCTCCGACATGCTCAAGGGCAAGCAGGGTCGCTTCCGTCAGAACCTCCTCGGCAAGCGCGTCGACTACTCGGGTCGTTCGGTCATCGTCTCCGGCCCGCAGCTGCGCCTGCACCAGTGCGGTCTGCCCAAGCAGATGGCTCTCGAGCTGTTCAAGCCGTTCGTGATGAAGCGCCTCGTGGACCTGTCCCACGCGCAGAACATCAAGTCGGCCAAGCGCATGGTCGAGCGTGCTCGCCCGGTCGTGTGGGACGTCCTCGAAGAGGTCATCACCGAGCACCCGGTCCTGCTCAACCGTGCGCCCACGCTCCACCGCCTGGGTATCCAGGCCTTCGAGCCGCAGCTCATCGAGGGCAAGGCCATCCAGCTCCACCCGCTCGTCTGCTCGGCGTTCAACGCTGACTTCGACGGTGACCAGATGGCCGTCCACCTGCCGCTCTCCGCGGAGGCGCAGGCCGAGGCCCGCATCCTGATGCTGTCGACGAACAACATCCTGAAGCCGTCGGACGGTCGCCCCGTGACCATGCCGACCCAGGACATGATCATCGGCCTGTTCTTCCTCACCACGGACCGTCAGGGTCCGGGCGAGGGTCGCGTCTTCTCCTCGCCGGCCGAGGCCATCATGGCCTTCGACCGCAAGGAGATCTCGCTCCAGAGCAAGGTCAAGATCCGCCTGACCGGCGTCGTGCCGCCGCTCGGCTCGGACATCGAGGGCGACACGTTCCTCCTCGAGACGACCCTGGGTCGCGTCATCTTCAACGACGCCCTGCCGAACGACTACCCGTACGTCAACTACGAGGTGGGCAAGAAGCAGCTCGGCGCGATCGTCAACGACCTCGCGGAGCGCTACACCAAGGTCGAGGTCGCCGCCTCGCTCGACGCCCTCAAGGACAACGGATTCCACTGGTCGACCCGCTCGGGTGTCACGGTCTCCATCGAGGACGTCGTGACGCCGGCCAACAAGCCGGAGATCCTCTCGGGCTACGAGGCGCAGGCCGCCAAGGTCCAGAAGCAGTTCGACCGTGGTCTGGTCACCGACGAGGAGCGTCGTCAGGAGCTCATCGAGATCTGGACGCAGGCCTCCAACGAGGTCGCGAAGGCCATGGAGGTCAACTTCGACAAGGCCAACCCGATCTACATGATGGTCGACTCGGGTGCTTCCGGAAACATGATGCAGATCCGTCAGGTCGCCGCCATGCGTGGCCTCGTGGCGAACCCGAAGGGCGACATCATCCCGCGCCCGATCAAGTCGAACTTCCGCGAGGGTCTCTCCGTCCTCGAGTACTTCATCTCGACGCACGGTGCCCGCAAGGGTCTCGCCGACACCGCGCTGCGTACCGCCGACTCGGGTTACCTGACCCGTCGTCTGGTGGACGTCTCGCAGGACGTCATCATCCGTGAGGAGGACTGCGGCACCGAGCGCGGCCTGCCCAAGAAGATCGGCGTCCAGACCGACAACGGTGTGGTCAAGCACGAGCACGTCGAGGTCGCCGCGTACGCCCGTACGTCGGCCGTCGACGTGGCCGACCCGGCCTCCGGCGAGCTCATCGTCGCGGCCGGCGAGGACCTGGGTGACGTCAAGATCAGCCAGCTCGTCGAGGCGGGCATCACCGAGCTCAAGGTCCGCTCGGTCCTCACCTGTGAGGCCAAGACCGGCACCTGTGCCAAGTGCTACGGCCGCTCGCTCGCGACCGGCAAGCTCGTCGACATCGGTGAGGCGGTCGGCATCATCGCCGCCCAGTCCATCGGTGAGCCGGGCACGCAGCTCACCATGCGTACCTTCCACACCGGTGGTGTGGCCTCCGCGGACGACATCACGCAGGGTCTCCCGCGTGTCGTCGAGCTCTTCGAGGCCCGCTCGCCGAAGGGTCGTTCCCCGATCGCCGAGGCGGCTGGCCGCATCGAGATCGAGGAGACGGACAAGGCGCGCAAGGTCCTGCTCACGCCGGACGACGGCTCCGAGGTCCAGGAGTACCCCGTCTCCAAGCGCTCGCGTCTGCTCGTCGCCGACGGCCAGCACGTCGAGGTCGGTCAGAAGCTGACCGTCGGTACGGAGGACCCGCAGGACGTCCTGCGCATCCTCGGTATCCGCAAGGCGCAGGAGCACCTGGTCGACGAGGTCCAGAACGTGTACCGCTCGCAGGGTGTGTCCATCCACGACAAGCACATCGAGATCATCGTGCGTCAGATGCTCCGTCGCGTGACGGTCATCGAGTCCGGTGACACCAACCTGCTGCCGTCCGACCTGGTCGACCGCACGCTCTTCGAGACCGAGAACCGCCGTGTCGTCTCCGAGGGTGGCAAGCCCGCCTCGGGTCGCCCGGTGCTCATGGGTATCACCAAGGCGTCGCTCGCGACCGAGTCGTGGCTCTCCGCGGCCTCCTTCCAGGAGACCACCCGCGTCCTCACCGACGCGGCGATCAACGGTCGTTCGGACTCCCTGCTGGGTCTGAAGGAGAACGTGATCATCGGAAAGCTGATCCCGGCCGGTACGGGTCTGGAGCGCTACCGCAACATCCGTGTGGAGCCGACCGAGGAGGCCCGCGCCGCGGCGTACTCCGTCACCGGCTACGACTCCTACGACTACGACTTCGGCGCTGGTGGCCAGGTCGTCGCGGTGGACGACTTCGACTTCGGGTCGTACCAGAACTGA